TTACCTGTGCCGGGATTTCCTGTAAAAACCATATGCAGACTCGGCTGGTCTGCCTTAAGTCCTTTTTCCTGACGCAATTGGTTAAAGATAACTAAATTGCAAATTTCGTTAACTCGTTTTTTCACCCTTGTAAGTCCAATATATGAATCAAGTTCTCTCAATATGTCTTCTGTAGCAGGCTCCTTGGCAGATGTTTCTCCATGACCCTTTAAGTCTTCTCGGGCATCAAGGACTTTTTCCATTTCATCAATCCAACCTAGGATATAACTTGTAGAATCATTGATTCCTGATCTTGAAACAGCGGTACGAATAGAAAACCTTGCTTTACGTAATGATACCTGAATGCTTTTTACGTTTCTTTGAGTTATGTAAGGCATATGCTCGTCAATATCCCTGGCAACAGACAAGTTCTGTACAGCTAATGCAGCATGCGCAAATTGAACATACGGATTCCGGTCAGCATCACCTGTATGGTAAGAGATAGAGGACAGCCACTCTCTTTCCGCTTCTTCTGTTTCCCCTTTAGCTTCATGAAACTGAGCCAATTTTTGATGCCAGTTGCTCAGATAATGATAGAGCGGAATAAGTGAGTGGTGATCGGCTAATTGCACTTTCTCAATAAGCCTGTAAGCGCGGAGCAGATGATAACGGAACATCGATATATCTTCTACTGCCAGCGCCTCTTGTACTTCTTCATCAAGCTCAGCCATTGATTCATACAACATTCTCAATCTGGATGATTCCATTTAACCGTCCGCCTCTCTTCTGAACGTCTCAAAAAGTTGATCATTGAGTCTGTAAAGGGCCGGATAACGGGATATCATCTGTACTACCGATTCCTGTAATGCGTAATCGGTCTCTTCCATGATGTCCAATTTAATAGAAGTCATCATTTCTTCTTTCTCATCTTCCGTATCAAAATACCGGAGATAAAACAAGACTAATCTCTTCACAGGGTAGCAAATGTCACTATCATCCATAAGAAGTTTCACTTCTTCGTGGCACTGTATAATATGATTACACATATCCATGAAGTCATTCAGCACATCTTCCCTCGTCTCAAAAAGAGTCGGATACTTCACTAAAACTCTTTTTATTGACCTCAATGTTTCCTTAGGGTTATAGAATGAACTGTCATGAAGATTCTCAAATGCTCTGTCTGTGAGTTCATTGAATTCTTCCTCTAAAAACTCATCACTAAATAGATACAAAATGAATAGATTTTTAACCCATTCAATAACCTTTTGATCACGCTCAAGCTGATCAAATTCCCTATATATATCCGCTCTGTGAATAGCAGTTTCAACAAAATGATCCAGCTCTTCGGTTGATCCAGCCTGTTCCTTTTGTATAAAAGTAAGTAATGAAGCTGCATAGCTATAGAATTTCTGTCTATACAAAGCGAATCCTACATCCATTAATTCTTCCAATATCACATTTTGTTTGCCCTCATGTTTATTCAACTGTTTCTTGCATCGAGCGATTGAAACTTCAAATTCTGATTGATTTTTTAAATAAGCAGCTATTTTTATTCTTTTCACCAAATAGTAGAACGCATGAAAATTCCCAGTCTTTTCTTGGCTAATGAAGGCTTGATCCAATGTCTTGAACGCCTTGTTTTCTTCGCCTGCTCTATTTGAATACAAATCAGCCAAAGCAAACAAATAGCTCATCTCATTTGGCATGCTGATATACATTTTTTTATAATACCTGATTGCTTCTTCCGTTTTCCCACATTTCTCAAGTGCAATCCCATAGTCCAGTTGGTATGTCTTGTTATCAGGTTCCTCTTGGATAGCGATTTTGAATTGCCGAAGGGCTTCTGCATACTCTTCCAGATACA
Above is a genomic segment from Planococcus lenghuensis containing:
- a CDS encoding AAA family ATPase, which encodes MESSRLRMLYESMAELDEEVQEALAVEDISMFRYHLLRAYRLIEKVQLADHHSLIPLYHYLSNWHQKLAQFHEAKGETEEAEREWLSSISYHTGDADRNPYVQFAHAALAVQNLSVARDIDEHMPYITQRNVKSIQVSLRKARFSIRTAVSRSGINDSTSYILGWIDEMEKVLDAREDLKGHGETSAKEPATEDILRELDSYIGLTRVKKRVNEICNLVIFNQLRQEKGLKADQPSLHMVFTGNPGTGKTTIARIIARLFKSLGVLKSGHLVEVGRADLVGEYIGHTAIKTLGKLKEAKEGVLFIDEAYSLVRGQANDFGREAIDTIVKEMEDKRKELVIILAGYPQEMNAFLQSNPGLKSRFSTQITFDDYQIDELMEIGEKMLKEKQYEMTEKAGEVFRKIIMQKIGEEPENHGNGRLVRNIIEEAIFCKADFVVSSKKNGLPYGQLDQIEQAVMHHVLANMENSRSANKPVDNDLQFDSRGVLH
- a CDS encoding DnaJ domain-containing protein, with protein sequence MERTHYQVLEIEPASTSDEIKRAYFKVVKQYPVDQYPEEFKSIRNAYDLLKNPQSRKKYDATIIHGDRLEALQKKAMESYATDDFEDAKRLFNEILLIAPMQTETRHYSALCSLYLEEYAEALRQFKIAIQEEPDNKTYQLDYGIALEKCGKTEEAIRYYKKMYISMPNEMSYLFALADLYSNRAGEENKAFKTLDQAFISQEKTGNFHAFYYLVKRIKIAAYLKNQSEFEVSIARCKKQLNKHEGKQNVILEELMDVGFALYRQKFYSYAASLLTFIQKEQAGSTEELDHFVETAIHRADIYREFDQLERDQKVIEWVKNLFILYLFSDEFLEEEFNELTDRAFENLHDSSFYNPKETLRSIKRVLVKYPTLFETREDVLNDFMDMCNHIIQCHEEVKLLMDDSDICYPVKRLVLFYLRYFDTEDEKEEMMTSIKLDIMEETDYALQESVVQMISRYPALYRLNDQLFETFRREADG